The Granulicella sibirica genome has a segment encoding these proteins:
- a CDS encoding HEAT repeat domain-containing protein codes for MNPTRKPILTTAVLLLLAAAPIARAEFLPNPAANDKTAYAAGTRAMNDHRWQDAVASFDQVVNAHGKQVDAALYWKAYSLNKMGNRPLALATCFQLRSQYTSSSWNKDCDALSIDLNPQEAVGPVGPVGPVGPVGPVGPVGPIGPINVHIDGPRPGSDEDLKLLALNSLLNQDPARAIPLLRGILAGNQPDSVKKHAIFVLAQSKSPEAQSILNDAVTGKMSPELQRQAIQMMAVFEGKRANDSLARVYSSTGDRQIKKSIISAFFITQDAPRMVDLARNEKDLDLKRSIVSQLALMHDKAAEDYMLELLK; via the coding sequence ATGAACCCCACCCGCAAGCCAATCCTTACCACCGCCGTTCTTCTCCTCCTCGCCGCTGCCCCCATCGCCCGCGCCGAGTTCCTCCCCAACCCCGCGGCCAACGACAAGACCGCATACGCCGCCGGCACTCGCGCCATGAACGACCACCGCTGGCAGGACGCCGTCGCCTCCTTCGACCAGGTCGTCAACGCCCACGGCAAGCAGGTCGACGCCGCCCTCTATTGGAAGGCGTACTCCCTCAACAAGATGGGTAACAGGCCCCTGGCCCTGGCCACCTGCTTCCAGCTCCGCTCCCAGTACACCTCCAGCTCCTGGAATAAGGACTGCGACGCCCTCTCCATCGACCTGAACCCGCAGGAGGCAGTCGGCCCTGTCGGGCCTGTGGGACCAGTCGGTCCCGTTGGACCTGTTGGGCCTGTTGGTCCAATAGGCCCCATCAATGTTCACATCGACGGCCCCCGTCCCGGCTCGGACGAAGATCTCAAGCTTCTCGCCCTCAACTCCCTCCTCAACCAGGATCCCGCCAGGGCAATCCCGCTACTCCGCGGGATCCTAGCCGGTAACCAGCCTGACAGCGTCAAGAAGCACGCCATCTTTGTCCTCGCCCAGAGCAAGTCCCCCGAAGCTCAGTCCATCCTCAACGACGCCGTAACCGGCAAGATGAGTCCCGAGCTCCAACGCCAGGCCATCCAGATGATGGCCGTCTTCGAAGGCAAGCGCGCCAACGACAGCCTCGCACGCGTCTACAGCTCCACTGGCGACCGGCAGATCAAGAAATCCATCATCAGCGCCTTCTTTATCACCCAGGACGCACCCCGCATGGTCGACCTTGCCCGCAATGAGAAGGACCTCGACCTCAAGCGATCGATCGTCTCCCAGCTTGCCCTCATGCACGATAAAGCCGCCGAAGACTACATGCTCGAACTCCTCAAGTAA